One Chryseobacterium indoltheticum DNA segment encodes these proteins:
- a CDS encoding fibronectin type III domain-containing protein: MNRFLMILGILLCFQLKVSAQCTALPVPFLQSFSTGALPTCWTSQNPTSSSTSIYVKWRFSTSAGYGATGNGGKPAGTFAWVDASSPYTNEHTVELISPQINLTGLTNPFVKFEWFKNHLTSATGTVPPYEHNRMKLEVNNGSGWVEIWSDNSNAAEWRTVGVPLAATYVGATIQLKFTVDKDVAGNGYFYDDVLLDEVQVIQAPTCFEPVVGTATNIAPNSATLNWAAPLAPAPAPAGGYEYYYSTTNTPPTAGTVGTIVPGFSANITPLVGGSTYYWWVRSVCSASDKSLWVQGDPFTPGQIGGGTATHAFLPVYSCSGFNYSQQIYTPTEIASAVGTNNMITSVKFFVSTTAANQANYNQWVVYMGNTTQNDFATTTSWIPAGTMTQVYTGTLPAMTAGTWINIPLATPFLWDGTSNVVVAVDENVTGTSCTANWGSYSAGTNRGMIYYNTTTNPDPLNPPAGTSRYAVLPRLQLTGTVLPSCTNVPPANIAVNNITATSASVSWTATQNATYVVRYRALPSGAWQTINVTTPFTNNVILPGLIEQTQYEVQIATICGTQGAFSTPVPFTTPALTYCNSGTATVTNGYINNITMIGTNVPTTTNNSGPSTFTDYSNDPSKTITLLRNSVNNTLSVGRSIASGTYSTYAWIDFNGDGIFNNSPVGTAGGERIMNLGYSSTTPVTANFDVPANAYIGTSKIKMRVIVYFNTPTDPCANLTSNGEVEDYYIKFIDLQPCTTAPPTNIAVGNLTHNSAYVSWLPAANATYVIRWRQGTTGPWLPSAAGLTLPVGQSFHTITGLTEQTAYQVQVATICGGNQGAFSPLLDFTTPPVTYCNMNGTGVNDYISNVKVTPVNFPMMENISLQTNYTSYTTPATLINLEIGSLGNQIAVSKAWAGTNYGDSVHAWIDWNRDGIFTDSEKIMTTPSNTTTPVNATFDVPATGVYTGTNTTTMRVVLKRGSAPVMCQDAANGEVEDYAVKLRPCNNATPGTPAFTTITHNSVIINWTPAANNNAFVLEYRAVTNPASAWTTLNLSVLGGNPPVTITGLTPATQYEVRVAAVCGSGGAGSYTPIQTFTTRCDPEPPNVVISNITSNSAMVTWNPLVPNATYVLRWREVGSTVWNTPTLPPPPINTYTIPNLESYKTYEVQVASICNGETDPNPWSITQIFTTMRVCEVPPPGFTITQLTPTTAEVVWDAYTGTGATNNYILRYRKVGIPSWTTVNVSNTTYTITGLLELTKYEMQVANVCTGAAGNFTPLYYFITPTVIYCQMQSTNFASEYISKVTAKPNGKPEMINVSTGATYSDYTGDPKKFIELIQGSTGNQITIDKTQGADSGVAVWIDFDRSGTFDLNERIIADGPNSNPTASATFSVPSDAFISMTNSKYVVMRVAMAKGAIPVNCISFDDGEVEDYTVRISKLPTVNSVNQTDILIYPNPVKSILNVKNISEKANYKIYSAAGRLISSGLIVNNKIDVSALISGVYIIDIDDKKGNVQKKFIKEE; this comes from the coding sequence ATGAACAGATTTTTAATGATCCTGGGGATTTTGCTGTGCTTTCAGCTCAAAGTCTCCGCACAATGTACGGCTTTGCCCGTCCCATTTTTACAGTCTTTCAGCACAGGGGCTTTGCCTACCTGCTGGACGAGCCAAAACCCAACCAGTTCATCCACCAGCATATACGTTAAATGGAGATTTAGCACATCTGCAGGTTATGGTGCAACAGGAAACGGAGGTAAACCTGCGGGAACCTTTGCCTGGGTAGATGCCAGCTCTCCATATACTAATGAACACACGGTTGAGCTTATCAGTCCGCAAATCAATCTAACCGGACTTACTAATCCTTTTGTGAAGTTTGAATGGTTTAAAAATCATCTTACCTCAGCAACAGGAACCGTTCCTCCTTACGAGCATAACAGAATGAAGCTTGAAGTAAATAACGGAAGCGGCTGGGTTGAGATATGGTCTGATAACAGTAATGCTGCAGAATGGCGAACGGTAGGGGTTCCTCTTGCAGCGACTTACGTAGGAGCGACGATTCAGCTTAAATTTACAGTTGATAAAGATGTTGCCGGTAACGGATATTTTTATGATGATGTACTTTTGGATGAAGTTCAGGTAATACAGGCGCCAACATGTTTTGAGCCCGTTGTCGGAACCGCAACAAATATAGCTCCGAATTCTGCAACTTTGAACTGGGCTGCTCCGTTAGCGCCGGCTCCCGCACCTGCAGGAGGATATGAATATTATTACAGTACTACAAATACACCTCCAACAGCAGGAACAGTAGGAACTATTGTTCCCGGTTTTTCAGCTAATATCACTCCTTTGGTTGGTGGAAGTACCTATTATTGGTGGGTTCGTTCAGTATGTTCAGCTTCAGATAAATCTTTATGGGTACAGGGTGATCCTTTTACTCCGGGGCAGATTGGAGGCGGTACAGCAACTCATGCATTTTTGCCGGTATATTCTTGTTCAGGATTTAATTATTCTCAGCAGATTTATACCCCTACAGAAATAGCAAGTGCTGTTGGGACGAATAATATGATTACATCAGTTAAGTTTTTTGTATCGACTACAGCAGCTAATCAGGCAAATTATAACCAATGGGTTGTTTATATGGGAAATACAACTCAAAATGATTTTGCTACAACCACAAGCTGGATTCCTGCAGGAACGATGACTCAGGTTTACACCGGAACACTGCCTGCAATGACTGCCGGAACTTGGATCAATATTCCTCTTGCGACACCATTCCTTTGGGACGGAACGAGCAATGTGGTAGTTGCAGTAGATGAAAATGTTACAGGAACATCTTGTACAGCCAACTGGGGAAGTTATTCTGCAGGAACCAACAGAGGGATGATTTATTATAATACTACGACTAATCCTGATCCGCTAAATCCGCCTGCGGGTACAAGCAGATATGCTGTTTTGCCGAGACTGCAGCTTACAGGTACTGTTTTGCCTTCTTGTACAAATGTACCACCTGCAAATATTGCAGTAAACAATATCACGGCAACTTCTGCGTCGGTATCTTGGACTGCCACTCAGAATGCTACCTATGTCGTAAGGTATAGAGCTTTACCATCCGGGGCGTGGCAAACGATTAACGTTACGACACCATTTACAAATAATGTGATACTTCCGGGGCTAATTGAGCAAACTCAGTATGAGGTGCAGATCGCTACGATTTGTGGAACTCAGGGTGCTTTCTCAACACCAGTTCCATTTACTACTCCGGCTCTCACTTACTGTAACTCGGGTACGGCAACGGTGACCAACGGATATATCAATAACATTACGATGATAGGAACCAATGTTCCAACCACAACTAATAATTCAGGACCAAGTACTTTTACAGACTATTCTAATGATCCTTCAAAGACCATTACTTTATTAAGAAATTCGGTTAATAATACATTATCGGTTGGAAGATCAATTGCTTCTGGAACCTATTCCACTTATGCATGGATTGATTTTAACGGTGACGGAATTTTTAATAATAGTCCTGTAGGTACAGCGGGAGGAGAAAGAATTATGAATCTGGGATATTCTAGTACAACTCCTGTAACTGCAAATTTTGATGTACCCGCCAATGCTTATATTGGTACGAGTAAAATTAAAATGCGTGTTATTGTCTATTTTAATACTCCGACAGATCCTTGTGCTAACCTTACGAGTAACGGAGAAGTAGAAGATTATTATATTAAATTTATTGATCTTCAACCGTGTACAACAGCTCCTCCTACAAATATTGCTGTAGGTAACCTTACTCATAATTCAGCGTATGTATCATGGCTGCCGGCAGCTAATGCAACATATGTCATAAGATGGAGACAGGGAACTACAGGACCATGGTTGCCAAGTGCAGCTGGATTAACACTTCCTGTCGGGCAGAGCTTTCACACAATTACGGGTCTAACAGAGCAAACTGCTTATCAGGTACAGGTTGCTACCATATGTGGCGGAAATCAGGGAGCTTTCTCACCATTGCTTGATTTTACAACACCACCTGTTACTTATTGTAATATGAATGGAACAGGAGTAAATGATTATATTTCTAATGTAAAAGTAACGCCTGTCAATTTTCCGATGATGGAAAATATTTCACTTCAAACCAATTATACTAGCTATACGACACCAGCAACATTAATTAATCTTGAAATAGGTTCGCTAGGTAACCAGATTGCTGTATCAAAAGCTTGGGCAGGAACTAATTACGGAGATTCCGTACATGCTTGGATTGACTGGAACAGAGACGGTATTTTCACAGATAGTGAGAAAATAATGACTACTCCTTCCAATACCACAACACCTGTTAATGCTACATTTGATGTTCCTGCAACGGGAGTTTATACAGGAACGAACACTACAACGATGAGAGTTGTCCTAAAGCGTGGAAGTGCACCGGTGATGTGTCAGGATGCAGCGAATGGAGAGGTAGAAGATTATGCGGTAAAATTAAGACCTTGTAATAATGCTACTCCAGGAACTCCTGCTTTTACAACAATAACCCATAATTCGGTTATTATTAACTGGACTCCAGCTGCCAATAATAATGCATTTGTGTTAGAATACAGAGCGGTTACCAACCCAGCTTCTGCATGGACAACGCTGAATCTTTCTGTTTTAGGAGGAAATCCACCGGTGACTATTACCGGATTAACTCCTGCAACACAATATGAAGTAAGAGTAGCTGCAGTTTGTGGAAGCGGTGGAGCAGGTTCTTATACTCCAATACAGACATTTACAACAAGATGCGATCCTGAACCTCCGAATGTAGTAATATCTAATATTACATCAAATTCAGCAATGGTAACCTGGAACCCGCTTGTCCCGAATGCTACTTACGTCTTAAGATGGAGAGAGGTGGGAAGTACCGTTTGGAATACTCCAACATTGCCACCACCACCAATAAACACTTATACAATACCAAATCTTGAGTCTTATAAGACTTATGAAGTGCAGGTAGCAAGTATTTGTAACGGAGAAACCGATCCTAACCCGTGGTCAATTACACAGATATTTACAACAATGAGAGTTTGTGAAGTGCCGCCGCCAGGATTTACCATTACTCAATTGACACCTACAACTGCGGAAGTGGTTTGGGATGCGTATACGGGGACTGGAGCTACAAATAATTATATATTAAGATACAGAAAAGTAGGAATACCTAGTTGGACGACTGTTAATGTAAGTAACACTACCTACACGATAACAGGATTATTAGAATTAACTAAATATGAAATGCAGGTCGCTAATGTCTGTACAGGGGCAGCAGGTAATTTTACACCTTTGTACTATTTTATTACACCTACAGTGATTTATTGTCAGATGCAGTCAACTAATTTTGCGTCAGAATATATTTCAAAAGTTACTGCTAAACCAAATGGTAAACCTGAAATGATCAATGTTTCGACGGGAGCTACTTATTCTGATTATACAGGAGATCCTAAAAAATTTATTGAATTGATTCAAGGATCAACGGGAAATCAAATTACTATTGATAAAACTCAAGGAGCAGATTCTGGAGTTGCGGTATGGATTGATTTCGACAGAAGCGGAACCTTTGATCTTAATGAAAGAATTATTGCAGACGGACCTAATTCAAATCCGACAGCAAGTGCTACATTTAGTGTTCCATCTGATGCATTCATCAGTATGACCAATTCTAAATATGTTGTGATGAGAGTTGCTATGGCTAAAGGCGCCATCCCTGTAAATTGCATCAGCTTTGATGATGGAGAAGTAGAAGATTATACGGTAAGAATATCAAAACTGCCAACTGTAAATTCG